The proteins below are encoded in one region of Pelagibacterium flavum:
- a CDS encoding gamma-glutamyl-gamma-aminobutyrate hydrolase family protein: protein MTSKPLVAVISCVREVEGEPASIVKKRYLEAVAKHADAVPIIVPAWSDALAAHAIVERVDAILLTGSNSNIEPHRYGASGEGTPPFDTARDGLSQHLIHAAIAMSKPVFGVCRGLQEINVAFGGTLADERAGATPAFSHHAADGADLETMFGHSHGASIAPGGLLSRIMGEGELAINSVHFQTVARLGEGLRVEAQASDGVIEALSASDTNAPVLAVQWHPEWRPAVREHDLAFWRYLGQAARAAMR, encoded by the coding sequence TTGACATCAAAACCCCTCGTCGCCGTCATTTCCTGCGTTCGCGAGGTGGAGGGCGAGCCGGCCAGCATCGTCAAGAAGCGCTATCTCGAGGCCGTTGCAAAACACGCCGACGCCGTCCCGATCATCGTCCCCGCCTGGAGCGATGCGCTGGCCGCCCATGCTATCGTCGAACGGGTCGATGCGATCTTGCTGACAGGTTCCAATTCCAACATCGAGCCCCACCGCTATGGGGCTTCGGGTGAAGGAACGCCGCCCTTCGACACGGCCCGCGACGGCCTCAGCCAACATCTGATCCACGCGGCCATCGCCATGAGCAAACCGGTCTTCGGTGTTTGTCGCGGCCTGCAGGAAATCAACGTTGCCTTTGGGGGAACCTTGGCCGACGAACGCGCGGGGGCCACGCCCGCCTTTTCCCATCACGCTGCCGACGGCGCCGATCTCGAAACCATGTTCGGACACTCTCATGGCGCTTCGATTGCCCCCGGCGGGCTTCTGTCGAGGATAATGGGGGAGGGCGAGTTGGCCATAAACAGCGTGCATTTCCAGACGGTCGCGCGCCTTGGTGAAGGATTGCGGGTCGAAGCGCAGGCTTCCGATGGCGTTATCGAAGCGCTCTCGGCTTCGGACACGAACGCGCCTGTTCTCGCCGTTCAGTGGCATCCGGAATGGCGTCCGGCCGTGCGCGAGCACGATCTGGCCTTCTGGCGTTATCTGGGACAGGCCGCACGCGCCGCAATGCGCTGA
- a CDS encoding NAD-dependent succinate-semialdehyde dehydrogenase gives MIIADWMETRCLVDGKWVGEAHSPVTNPATGEVIANVPLLGETEAKGALDAAAEAFADWKRQPVKLRSGVLRAWFDFIVEHRDELAALLTAEQGKPIAEARGEIDYAASYIEYYAEEAKRILGEILPPPREGTRAMVLRQPIGVVALITPWNFPAAMITRKVAPALASGCTVVLKPAPETPLTALALAALAQRAGVPDGVLNVITGDARAIGEAFVTHPDVRLIGFTGSTPVGKYLMGRAAESMKRVALELGGNAPFIVFEDADLDAAVAGAMASKFRNMGQTCVCANRIYVHQSVADDFTARLAKAVEALKIGHGGDEGVTQGPLINAAALEKVQSHIADALAHGAELVTGGHRHALGGTFFEPTVLKGASAKMRVAREETFGPLAPVFSFADEAEVLAAANASETGLAAYVFTTDMARTYRMLENLEYGMVGINTGILSSEMAPFGGVKQSGNAREGSHHGITEFTELKYGLIGGLDV, from the coding sequence ATGATCATCGCGGACTGGATGGAAACCAGATGTCTGGTTGATGGCAAATGGGTCGGCGAGGCGCACTCGCCGGTCACCAACCCTGCCACCGGTGAGGTCATCGCCAATGTCCCCCTGCTTGGCGAAACTGAAGCCAAAGGGGCGCTCGATGCCGCTGCGGAAGCCTTTGCCGATTGGAAGCGTCAGCCGGTCAAATTGCGGTCGGGGGTACTCCGGGCCTGGTTCGATTTCATCGTCGAACACCGCGATGAACTCGCGGCGCTGCTGACCGCCGAACAGGGCAAGCCGATCGCCGAGGCGCGCGGCGAGATCGATTACGCGGCCTCCTACATCGAATACTACGCCGAGGAGGCCAAGCGCATCCTGGGTGAAATCCTGCCGCCGCCCCGCGAGGGAACCCGCGCCATGGTGCTGCGCCAGCCGATCGGGGTGGTTGCGCTGATCACCCCCTGGAACTTTCCGGCGGCGATGATCACCCGCAAGGTCGCCCCCGCCCTGGCCAGCGGCTGCACGGTTGTGCTCAAGCCGGCGCCCGAAACACCCCTTACGGCCCTGGCGCTGGCGGCATTGGCTCAGCGCGCCGGCGTGCCTGACGGGGTGCTCAACGTCATAACCGGCGACGCCAGGGCCATCGGCGAGGCGTTCGTAACCCATCCCGATGTCCGGCTCATCGGCTTCACGGGATCGACACCGGTCGGCAAATATCTCATGGGCCGCGCCGCGGAATCGATGAAGCGCGTGGCACTCGAATTGGGCGGCAACGCCCCCTTCATCGTGTTCGAAGATGCCGATCTCGACGCGGCGGTGGCGGGTGCCATGGCGTCCAAATTCCGCAACATGGGCCAGACCTGCGTATGCGCCAACCGCATCTATGTGCACCAGAGCGTTGCCGACGATTTTACCGCCCGGCTTGCCAAGGCGGTCGAAGCGCTAAAGATCGGCCATGGCGGCGATGAGGGGGTCACGCAAGGACCACTGATCAACGCCGCCGCGCTTGAAAAAGTCCAGTCCCACATTGCCGATGCGCTTGCCCATGGTGCAGAACTGGTCACCGGAGGTCACCGGCACGCCCTGGGCGGCACGTTTTTCGAACCAACGGTGCTCAAGGGCGCCAGCGCAAAGATGCGCGTGGCACGCGAAGAGACCTTCGGGCCGCTCGCACCGGTCTTTTCCTTTGCCGACGAGGCCGAAGTGCTCGCCGCGGCCAATGCCAGCGAAACCGGGCTTGCTGCTTACGTGTTTACAACAGACATGGCCCGCACCTATCGCATGCTCGAAAATCTCGAATACGGTATGGTTGGCATCAACACTGGCATATTGTCTTCCGAAATGGCGCCGTTCGGCGGTGTCAAGCAAAGCGGCAATGCCCGCGAAGGATCGCATCATGGGATCACCGAATTCACCGAACTCAAATATGGCCTGATCGGAGGGCTCGACGTTTGA
- the gabT gene encoding 4-aminobutyrate--2-oxoglutarate transaminase has protein sequence MTNSKLISRRDAAVARGLASAYPIFVERAENARIWDVEGRSFIDFAGGIAVLNTGHRHPKVLAAATAQIEAYTHTAFQILPYEPYIALAERLNALAPIDGPAKSVFFSTGAEAVENAIKIARAATGRAGVIAFTGGFHGRTHLAMSLTGKISPYRDRLGLGPAGIFHVPFPCQADGVSVEDSLKALERLFRADIAPTDVAAIIIEPVQGEGGFHSAPDALLAQLRALADTHGIVLIADEIQSGFGRTGKMFAIEHSSIRPDLITVAKSLAGGFPLSGVIGRADLMDQAAPGSLGGTYAGNPVACAAALAVLDVIEEEGLLERASLIGARICERLEGFAKSETGVRIDGLRGSGAMIAFDIIDAEGRPDAAAAKAVALRALELGLVILTCGIFGNTIRILVPLTVPDDQLEDGLSRLGTALGKDN, from the coding sequence GTGACAAACAGTAAGCTCATTTCCCGCCGCGATGCAGCAGTGGCGCGCGGCCTCGCCAGCGCCTATCCGATCTTCGTCGAGCGCGCCGAGAACGCGCGCATCTGGGACGTTGAGGGCAGATCCTTCATCGACTTCGCCGGCGGTATTGCGGTTCTCAATACCGGCCATCGGCATCCAAAGGTTCTGGCTGCCGCCACGGCTCAGATCGAGGCCTACACCCATACCGCCTTTCAGATTCTGCCCTACGAGCCCTATATCGCGCTGGCCGAGCGCCTGAACGCTCTGGCGCCGATCGACGGCCCGGCAAAGTCGGTGTTCTTTTCCACCGGTGCCGAGGCGGTGGAGAACGCGATAAAGATCGCACGGGCCGCCACGGGCCGGGCAGGGGTTATCGCCTTTACCGGCGGCTTTCATGGCCGCACCCATCTGGCGATGAGTTTGACCGGAAAAATATCCCCCTACAGGGATCGGCTCGGGCTGGGACCGGCCGGCATTTTCCACGTGCCGTTCCCCTGTCAGGCCGATGGCGTGAGCGTTGAAGACAGCCTGAAAGCGCTCGAGAGGTTGTTCCGGGCCGATATTGCGCCCACCGACGTTGCCGCAATCATCATCGAACCGGTACAGGGGGAAGGCGGGTTTCATTCAGCGCCGGACGCCTTGCTGGCCCAATTGCGCGCGCTCGCCGACACGCACGGCATTGTCCTGATCGCCGACGAAATCCAGTCCGGGTTCGGGCGCACCGGCAAGATGTTCGCCATCGAACACAGTTCGATAAGGCCCGATCTGATCACGGTTGCGAAATCGCTTGCCGGCGGGTTTCCTCTCTCGGGGGTGATTGGCCGCGCCGACCTGATGGACCAGGCAGCGCCGGGGAGCCTGGGCGGAACCTACGCGGGCAACCCCGTAGCGTGCGCCGCCGCGCTGGCCGTGCTCGATGTCATTGAAGAAGAAGGCCTCCTCGAGCGCGCCAGCCTGATCGGCGCCCGCATATGCGAGCGGCTTGAAGGTTTCGCGAAAAGCGAAACCGGAGTTCGCATCGATGGCCTTCGCGGGTCGGGCGCAATGATTGCCTTTGACATCATCGATGCCGAAGGCCGCCCGGATGCGGCGGCGGCCAAGGCGGTCGCCCTGCGAGCGCTTGAGCTGGGTCTGGTCATTCTCACCTGCGGTATTTTCGGCAACACCATCCGCATTCTCGTGCCCCTGACCGTGCCGGACGATCAGCTCGAAGACGGGCTTTCCCGGCTCGGCACGGCCCTCGGAAAGGACAACTGA
- a CDS encoding LysR substrate-binding domain-containing protein codes for MTVPTLPPLHLLRAFHAVAQTGSIRRGAEALGLTHTVVSRHVRNLEAYLGSKLFDRRTTGAVLTGAGRELFAATDAALVQLESAIEKLMPRTALGRLRIWAMPGLAARWLSPRLTDLQAVLREVEIVLRASETAPDFDASEADIFIGFAATNEIPADAELLATPRMFPVASPQWLAQHGVPEDLPAVSRQPLIHENDHRQWTSWLRTAGLEPVPPLMGPSLWNASLGLDAALAHQGIALATQLSVAGDIAAGRLTEILDTNVTTGSYYLQTAADKKNKGHVTRFRKWLESEMASGISRGD; via the coding sequence TTGACCGTCCCGACCCTGCCGCCACTGCACCTGCTGCGAGCCTTTCACGCGGTTGCGCAGACCGGGAGCATCCGCAGAGGTGCTGAAGCGCTGGGACTGACCCATACGGTGGTCAGCAGGCATGTGCGAAATCTCGAGGCCTATCTGGGATCGAAACTTTTCGACCGCCGCACGACCGGCGCTGTGCTGACCGGCGCGGGACGGGAGTTGTTTGCCGCGACCGATGCGGCGCTGGTTCAACTCGAGAGCGCCATCGAAAAACTCATGCCGCGAACGGCGCTGGGCCGCCTGCGGATATGGGCCATGCCGGGCCTTGCGGCGCGCTGGCTGAGCCCCAGGCTCACCGATCTCCAGGCCGTATTGCGCGAGGTGGAGATCGTGCTGCGGGCCTCGGAAACCGCTCCGGATTTTGATGCGAGTGAAGCCGATATCTTTATCGGATTTGCCGCCACAAACGAGATTCCGGCTGACGCGGAGTTGCTGGCAACGCCCAGGATGTTCCCGGTGGCCAGTCCGCAATGGCTCGCTCAGCATGGCGTGCCTGAGGATTTGCCGGCTGTATCACGCCAGCCGCTGATTCATGAGAATGATCACCGCCAATGGACGTCATGGCTGCGAACGGCCGGACTGGAGCCTGTGCCACCGCTCATGGGGCCGAGCCTGTGGAATGCCAGCCTGGGCCTTGACGCCGCGCTTGCTCATCAAGGCATCGCTCTGGCAACCCAACTGAGCGTGGCGGGGGACATCGCCGCCGGCCGGCTTACGGAAATCCTCGATACCAACGTAACAACCGGAAGCTATTATCTGCAGACGGCCGCGGACAAAAAGAACAAGGGGCATGTGACCCGGTTCCGCAAATGGCTGGAGAGCGAGATGGCCTCGGGCATCTCCAGGGGCGATTGA
- a CDS encoding thiamine pyrophosphate-binding protein: MTTRTGGQILVDQLKIHGADHVFCVPGESYLAVLDALYDAPEIKTVTCRQEGNAAMMAEAHGKLTNRPGICMVTRGPGATNASAGLHVAMQDATPMILFIGQVARDQIEREAFQEIDYRRMFGQVTKWTAQIDDAARLPELIARAFRVATSGRPGPVAIALPEDMLTEMAEVDDALPFAPLESWPGPAQLVQLREMLAAARRPMLLLGGAPWDEASVAAIQTFAEANHLPVITTFRRADRFDNAHPLYAGDLGIGPNPKLLKTIEAADLLLVIGARLTEMTTGGYTLFDIPVPRQTLIHVHPDPEELGRVYHPVLAINATPREFAKSLSALEPVSNPVWQGTGEAAHADYTEWQVCPANPGDIQLGTVMAWLEANMPVETIYTNGAGNFSVWLHRFHRYRRLGTELAPTSGSMGYGFPAAVAASIVKPGSPVVCFAGDGDFLMSGQDLATAMAAGAKPITIVFNNGILGTIRMHQENHYPGRISATDLVNPDFAAYARAFGAHGETVATTAEFAPAMERALASGRAAVIELKLDPQAITPRTTLDKLRQAALDKRS, encoded by the coding sequence ATGACCACCCGCACCGGCGGACAGATACTCGTCGATCAGCTCAAGATCCACGGCGCCGACCACGTGTTCTGCGTGCCCGGTGAAAGCTACCTGGCGGTTCTCGATGCACTCTATGACGCGCCCGAAATCAAAACCGTCACCTGCCGGCAGGAGGGCAACGCGGCCATGATGGCCGAGGCCCATGGCAAGCTCACCAATCGCCCTGGCATCTGCATGGTGACCCGCGGACCGGGCGCGACCAACGCCAGTGCGGGGCTGCACGTGGCCATGCAGGACGCCACTCCGATGATTCTGTTTATCGGCCAGGTTGCCCGCGACCAGATCGAGCGCGAAGCGTTTCAGGAAATCGACTATCGCCGCATGTTCGGTCAAGTCACAAAGTGGACGGCCCAGATCGACGATGCGGCCCGGCTGCCCGAATTGATCGCCCGCGCTTTCCGCGTCGCGACCAGCGGCCGCCCCGGACCGGTCGCCATTGCATTGCCGGAAGATATGCTGACCGAGATGGCCGAGGTGGACGATGCCTTACCCTTTGCGCCGCTCGAAAGCTGGCCGGGGCCCGCCCAACTGGTGCAACTGCGCGAAATGCTCGCAGCAGCCCGGCGGCCCATGCTTTTGCTTGGCGGCGCGCCTTGGGATGAGGCATCGGTCGCCGCCATACAGACTTTCGCCGAAGCCAACCATTTGCCGGTCATAACCACTTTCCGCCGCGCCGACCGGTTCGACAACGCCCATCCGCTCTACGCGGGCGATCTTGGCATCGGCCCCAATCCCAAACTGCTCAAGACCATCGAGGCGGCAGATCTTCTGCTCGTCATTGGCGCACGGCTCACCGAAATGACGACCGGAGGGTACACCCTGTTCGACATACCGGTCCCCAGGCAGACGCTGATCCACGTTCATCCGGACCCCGAGGAGCTTGGCCGGGTCTATCATCCGGTCCTGGCGATCAATGCGACCCCGCGTGAATTTGCAAAGTCGCTTTCCGCGCTCGAACCGGTTTCCAACCCGGTCTGGCAGGGCACAGGCGAGGCCGCGCATGCCGATTACACCGAGTGGCAGGTCTGCCCGGCCAACCCTGGCGACATCCAGCTTGGTACGGTCATGGCATGGCTCGAGGCCAACATGCCGGTTGAAACCATATACACCAACGGAGCGGGCAATTTCTCGGTCTGGCTCCACCGCTTCCATCGCTACCGGCGCCTGGGCACCGAACTGGCGCCCACGTCGGGGTCAATGGGATACGGGTTTCCTGCGGCCGTAGCGGCTTCGATCGTCAAACCCGGCAGCCCGGTTGTCTGCTTCGCCGGTGATGGCGATTTCCTCATGAGCGGGCAGGACCTGGCAACGGCCATGGCGGCAGGCGCCAAACCGATCACCATTGTCTTCAACAATGGCATTTTAGGCACCATCCGCATGCATCAGGAGAACCATTATCCGGGGCGTATCTCTGCCACCGATCTGGTCAATCCCGATTTCGCCGCCTACGCCAGGGCATTCGGTGCGCACGGTGAGACGGTCGCCACCACCGCCGAATTTGCGCCGGCCATGGAGCGCGCGCTGGCATCAGGCCGGGCGGCGGTGATCGAACTCAAGCTCGATCCGCAGGCCATCACGCCTCGGACAACACTGGACAAATTGCGTCAGGCCGCGTTGGACAAACGATCCTAG
- a CDS encoding Arm DNA-binding domain-containing protein: MAKQTHRLSARSVTTITKPGLHADGDGLYLVVDKTGAKRWAFIFQWDGKRKEMGLGNLASIGLADARGIAADARRLLATGKNPIEERRRAKAEREVAAMTFSRYAEEFVGDVTKGFHNDKHQAQWRMTLSVVRDIDPFHRL, from the coding sequence ATGGCCAAGCAGACACACAGGCTGAGCGCACGGTCGGTGACGACCATAACCAAGCCGGGCCTGCATGCCGATGGTGATGGCTTGTACCTTGTAGTAGACAAGACCGGCGCCAAGCGTTGGGCCTTCATTTTCCAGTGGGACGGCAAGCGCAAAGAGATGGGATTGGGCAACCTGGCGTCCATCGGCCTCGCTGATGCCCGAGGCATCGCCGCAGACGCTCGCAGACTGTTGGCAACGGGCAAGAATCCGATCGAAGAGCGAAGGCGCGCCAAAGCCGAGCGCGAAGTCGCTGCCATGACCTTTAGCAGATATGCGGAGGAATTTGTCGGCGACGTCACCAAGGGTTTTCACAACGACAAGCATCAGGCTCAGTGGCGCATGACTCTTTCCGTGGTCAGGGATATTGATCCCTTCCATCGCCTTTAA